A single window of Undibacterium sp. 5I1 DNA harbors:
- a CDS encoding DUF6351 family protein, whose translation MLLASCGGSGDSNQAPLEVKVLSTRADMVSGGEAFVEIVTPAGVTATNLTVELNGANITSQFDVRADGRRTGVVTGLMVGDNTIVAKASNAAQASLAVKNFPIGGPIISGPQIQPWICAAPTASAETATSPAINASGLSTAAVDAQCNIKTEYKLWYKSIMAGCTNTLPDPVPMTSAAANSCFKPYDPSAAAPADLATTTTDTGLKVPYVVRVERGTLNRGIYDIAVLFDANKPWTPYAPQAGWNGKVLYTFGSSTGQPRRQFRSNQTWPTEEAAISRGFAVALNSLTDSALNSNRVMMSETVMMMKEKIIKNYGLIKFTISNGCSGGSINQLTNGSINPGLIDGILPTCTYPDSQTTGLEVADCQLLVNAYNSSQWKGLNAGLPQTVIDAKKAAINGHMDQTGCHAWFNLFSSSDIPGNYVQKVVANSNGDVIPLGASKNNCQLLAKDVYDPVTNPTGIRCGSQDASVAIWGKATGSTRARDTRDNTGIQYGLRAFQSNAISAEEFVTLNEVIGGTDGDLNATSARSSGDPEALAIAYKAGIVSSGKQLAKTAILDLRGFDDSILPGNVPPNNLVNVTIFGIHHIWRSFSLRDRLDQANGSHGNLVLWRFGTGLVAPNASGLTLAAFLEMDKWMTAVKADTSSKTIDQKILAAKPATTVDFCYLSSDTGFTNKVTDAAVCNADKFLATHSSPRQVAGGSVSENILKCQLKPLDTADYAPATVSATQLGRLKTVFASGVCDWSKPGVGQQDAVSPLTFATTPGGAPIPAAPVSKPL comes from the coding sequence ATGCTCCTGGCCAGTTGCGGCGGTAGCGGGGACAGCAATCAGGCCCCTCTTGAAGTCAAGGTGCTATCGACGCGGGCCGATATGGTCAGCGGCGGCGAAGCCTTCGTGGAAATCGTCACACCAGCTGGCGTTACCGCAACCAACCTGACGGTCGAGCTCAATGGCGCTAACATCACCAGCCAATTCGACGTGCGCGCCGACGGCCGGCGCACCGGTGTGGTAACCGGCCTTATGGTCGGTGATAACACGATCGTAGCCAAAGCTAGCAATGCCGCCCAGGCCAGCCTAGCCGTGAAGAACTTTCCGATCGGCGGACCGATCATTTCGGGTCCGCAGATTCAACCGTGGATCTGCGCTGCACCAACTGCCTCGGCAGAAACCGCTACTAGCCCGGCAATTAACGCCAGCGGCCTGTCAACGGCGGCCGTTGATGCACAATGCAATATCAAAACTGAGTACAAGCTCTGGTACAAGTCGATCATGGCCGGCTGCACCAATACGCTGCCAGACCCGGTGCCGATGACCTCTGCGGCGGCCAACAGCTGCTTCAAGCCCTATGATCCGAGCGCCGCAGCGCCGGCCGACCTTGCCACCACCACCACCGATACCGGACTTAAAGTACCGTACGTAGTGCGCGTCGAGCGCGGGACACTGAATCGCGGTATCTACGACATCGCCGTCCTGTTCGATGCTAACAAGCCATGGACGCCGTATGCACCACAGGCGGGCTGGAACGGCAAAGTACTGTACACGTTTGGCTCGAGTACCGGTCAACCCCGTCGCCAGTTCCGCTCAAACCAGACGTGGCCGACCGAAGAGGCTGCGATCTCACGAGGCTTCGCTGTAGCATTAAACAGCCTGACTGACTCGGCACTCAACTCGAACCGGGTCATGATGAGCGAAACCGTGATGATGATGAAAGAAAAAATCATCAAAAACTACGGACTGATCAAGTTCACGATCAGCAATGGCTGCTCGGGTGGCTCAATCAACCAGCTGACCAACGGCTCCATCAATCCCGGGCTCATCGACGGTATCCTGCCGACCTGTACCTACCCGGATTCGCAGACCACCGGCCTCGAAGTAGCGGACTGCCAGTTGCTCGTCAATGCGTATAACTCCTCCCAATGGAAAGGTTTAAACGCTGGCTTGCCACAAACCGTTATCGATGCGAAGAAAGCCGCTATCAATGGCCATATGGATCAGACCGGTTGTCATGCATGGTTTAACCTATTTTCTAGCAGCGACATTCCCGGTAACTACGTGCAGAAAGTCGTCGCCAACAGCAACGGTGACGTGATCCCGCTGGGCGCCTCGAAAAATAATTGTCAATTGCTGGCCAAGGATGTATACGATCCAGTCACCAATCCGACCGGCATCCGTTGCGGTAGCCAAGACGCTTCCGTTGCCATCTGGGGTAAGGCCACCGGCTCGACCCGTGCACGCGACACCCGTGACAATACTGGTATCCAGTATGGTTTGAGGGCATTCCAGTCAAATGCCATCAGCGCCGAGGAATTCGTGACCTTGAACGAAGTCATCGGTGGCACCGACGGCGACCTGAACGCCACGTCTGCCCGCAGTTCAGGCGATCCGGAAGCACTGGCCATCGCCTACAAGGCCGGGATCGTTTCCAGCGGCAAGCAGCTCGCCAAGACGGCCATCCTCGACCTACGCGGCTTCGACGACTCGATCTTGCCAGGCAACGTGCCGCCGAATAATTTAGTCAATGTCACGATCTTCGGTATCCACCATATCTGGAGGAGCTTCTCTCTGCGCGATCGTCTCGACCAGGCCAATGGCAGTCACGGCAATCTGGTGTTGTGGCGCTTCGGCACCGGCCTTGTGGCGCCTAACGCTTCCGGTCTAACGCTTGCGGCATTCCTCGAGATGGATAAGTGGATGACGGCGGTCAAGGCCGACACCAGTTCAAAGACGATCGACCAAAAGATCCTCGCTGCCAAACCTGCTACCACGGTAGACTTCTGCTACCTCAGCAGTGATACTGGCTTCACAAACAAGGTGACCGACGCGGCGGTCTGTAATGCCGACAAGTTCCTCGCCACTCACTCTTCGCCACGCCAGGTCGCGGGCGGTTCGGTATCGGAAAACATCCTGAAGTGCCAACTCAAGCCACTCGACACCGCCGACTATGCACCGGCAACTGTTAGCGCGACGCAACTAGGACGCCTCAAGACCGTGTTCGCCTCGGGGGTGTGTGACTGGAGCAAGCCGGGCGTTGGCCAGCAGGATGCAGTCAGTCCTCTGACCTTCGCCACGACGCCGGGCGGCGCTCCGATTCCTGCGGCACCGGTGTCGAAGCCCCTGTAA
- a CDS encoding transposase — MATVAVPKKPSRKALAKVRTAAGLTTRVLRLRLKDKHAKDLRALASEVNFVWNYVNDLSYKVLRREHRFLSAYDLSAYTSGATKEGLSLHSQTVQAVNDEFVTRRKQCKKAKLRWRVSNPKRSNYSLGWIPFKKSAITYRNGQLHLAGKPLSLWDSYGLGQYELGAGSVSEDARGRWYINLTVQVKKATPTEGKGAIGIDLGLKNIVVTSEGEPVEAPRFYRKEELSLASAQRAGKKRRVAALHAKIRNRRKDFLHKLSRQLVNACGAIFVGNVSASTLAQTPMAKSVLDAGWSMFRTMVSYKSDDAGGWYLEIDEAYSTQTCSACFARSGPRGLEGLEIRGWVCSNCGAVHHRDTNSAQIILARGHARLAGGIPFLSA, encoded by the coding sequence ATGGCTACCGTCGCCGTTCCTAAAAAGCCTTCGCGCAAAGCGTTGGCCAAGGTGCGCACGGCTGCAGGACTGACAACGCGGGTGCTTCGGTTACGCCTTAAAGACAAGCACGCTAAGGACTTGCGGGCCCTGGCCAGCGAAGTGAACTTTGTCTGGAACTACGTCAACGACCTGAGCTATAAGGTGCTTCGACGGGAGCACCGGTTCCTAAGTGCGTACGACTTGAGTGCTTATACCTCCGGCGCCACCAAGGAAGGATTGTCCTTACATTCGCAGACCGTGCAAGCGGTCAACGATGAGTTCGTAACGCGTCGCAAACAGTGTAAGAAAGCCAAGTTACGCTGGCGCGTTTCCAATCCAAAGCGTTCTAACTACAGCCTGGGCTGGATACCCTTTAAAAAGAGTGCGATTACCTACCGAAACGGACAGCTACACCTGGCCGGTAAACCGCTGTCCCTATGGGACAGCTATGGACTGGGCCAGTATGAGTTGGGCGCCGGTAGCGTCTCAGAGGACGCGCGCGGCCGCTGGTACATCAACTTGACGGTCCAAGTAAAGAAAGCCACCCCGACCGAGGGCAAGGGTGCTATTGGCATTGACTTAGGGCTAAAGAACATCGTGGTAACGTCCGAAGGAGAACCCGTCGAAGCCCCTAGGTTCTACCGCAAGGAAGAGCTGAGCCTCGCCTCGGCGCAGCGCGCCGGCAAGAAGCGCCGCGTAGCGGCACTCCATGCCAAAATTAGAAATCGCAGGAAGGACTTCTTACATAAATTAAGTCGCCAGCTCGTCAATGCGTGTGGCGCAATCTTCGTGGGTAACGTGAGCGCGTCTACCCTGGCTCAGACACCGATGGCTAAATCGGTGCTGGATGCTGGGTGGTCAATGTTCCGTACGATGGTCTCCTATAAAAGCGATGACGCTGGAGGCTGGTACTTGGAAATCGACGAAGCATATTCAACCCAAACCTGTTCTGCGTGCTTCGCACGCAGCGGACCGAGAGGTCTGGAAGGTCTTGAAATAAGAGGATGGGTGTGCAGTAACTGTGGCGCGGTGCATCATCGCGATACGAATTCTGCACAGATTATTCTCGCGCGCGGACATGCGCGTCTCGCAGGAGGAATCCCCTTCCTTTCCGCTTAA